The Erigeron canadensis isolate Cc75 chromosome 1, C_canadensis_v1, whole genome shotgun sequence genome segment atcaaaatcaaaatcaaaatcaaaatcaaaatcaaaaagtttgttaTCATTGGAGAGCTGGAAACTGCAATAGACATCCATGTCCTTTTCTACACAGAGAATTATCGGCACCGCCAGTTAACGGAACGACGTCGTCTAAACGTGGGTTTTCGACAGATGATCAGTATCAAAGACCGAATAATAACAGTGTACGACGAGGCGGTTTCAGCACGTGGGGTCCACGTGGCGGTGGAAGAGGGAACGGGCCGAATAATAATGGTAATAATAGGGTTGTTGTGAAGCaagaaaaaatatgtaattattgGATGCAAGGGAAATGTAGCTATGGAGATACTTGTAGGTTTTTGCATTCGTGGTCAACGGGGAGTTTCGGTATGTTGACTCATCTTGAAGGGCAtcaaaaggtatatatataattaaactgGGGTTTTTGTTTTGAGATTAAATTTGGgtgctttttttaaaaatatattagggaTGATGTGGTTTTTGTTTGTGATGACGAATTTCGCAGATTGTGAGTGGGATTACGTTTCCGGTTGGTTCGGATAAGTTATATACTGGGAGTAAAGATGAGACTGTGAGAGTTTGGGATTGCCAATCTGGACAGGttgtttatattgttttttttttaaattccaaGCATTGCATTAATATACGATAGGGCAAcaagttttatgtttatatttgtatttttgtagTTTATTACGCTAGGGTTCATTGTGCCGTAAAGTAGAATTCCTTCAGCATTTTTGTTATTGTATAAAATGTATTACTAAATGTGTATGGTGCTCTTTTTGGGTGTGATTAAAAAGTAGGGATTGTTGATTTTGTTTCTGCTTAACTGTGGAATTTGTTAGatttgattgattttgttgaGGGATTTCTGGAATCTAATTATATATGGTggttttcttttggttttgctGTAGTGTGTAGCGGTTATAAATGTGGGTGGTGAGGTGGGTTGTATGCTCAGCGAAGGGCCATGGATGTTTGTAGGCTTACCGAATCTTGTCAAGGTTAGTTTTGAACCAACTTTAGATAAACTCGATTTATTAATGTAGTTATGCCTCTAACGTTGCTGATCTCTTTAATTGTTATCACAACATTATAGGCATGGAATATGCAAAATTCAGCAGAACTGACTCTTAATGGACCTGTTGGTCAAGTATATTCACTGGTTGCGGGCAATGATTTACTCTTCGCGGGCACACAGGTAATTTTGGAGTACGGTTTTTAGTTCATTGATTGTCTGTTTGTGCACttgtaattatttattccttagTAGAGAGTGTTTATCACTAC includes the following:
- the LOC122584817 gene encoding zinc finger CCCH domain-containing protein 48-like: MDLDGGKRVFNRLGPSSSHQNHNQNQNQNQNQNQKVCYHWRAGNCNRHPCPFLHRELSAPPVNGTTSSKRGFSTDDQYQRPNNNSVRRGGFSTWGPRGGGRGNGPNNNGNNRVVVKQEKICNYWMQGKCSYGDTCRFLHSWSTGSFGMLTHLEGHQKIVSGITFPVGSDKLYTGSKDETVRVWDCQSGQCVAVINVGGEVGCMLSEGPWMFVGLPNLVKAWNMQNSAELTLNGPVGQVYSLVAGNDLLFAGTQDGSILAWKYNTVTSNFEPAAALQGHTSAVVSLVVGGAKRLYSGSMDKSIKVWNLENLQCLQTLTDHTSVVMSVLCWDQFLLSCSLDKTIKIWVANSSGDLEVTYTHTEEHGLLTLCGMHDLESKPVLLCSCNDNSVRAYDLPTFAERGKIFAKQEIRSIHGGPNIFFTGDGTGEVRVWKWLADQSATPA